A single window of Liolophura sinensis isolate JHLJ2023 chromosome 6, CUHK_Ljap_v2, whole genome shotgun sequence DNA harbors:
- the LOC135468851 gene encoding uncharacterized protein LOC135468851, which produces MPRRKQISSLKSACMDSIAKHFDSYWCCGDNAVLFDTPRLMYVIGPFEHLSDDLLQQLIQRLVEKKLLQRHHFQLLIHSQLKSLNLGICDASANHSSVIDMIATRCQNLTSLNISRVKNVQPKVLCGLISSLPLIKSLNLDNTKCDDKAMLCIAKTCRQLKDLSISGCLVRDKGVLHMCSEAACPELVSFNIGSNHVAPDSVATLLQCRSKLVFLGYPDLCAALEVLYKDTFRSGDNVPPHQWHKLTVLTGTGLDSGAVLEQSIELSVAYCPFVTQVRLFQLLNTQHLSHLSQLQHMRTLEIGCESGNFVAGIAPLLVSMGHNLLSLSLHGICDVDLLLLGQCCKNLRKLHLSLPEMRQNSTGTYMSAVNSNTSSFSKLKELCFIFSSDSDEYNLSEDIMKLIFINMTNIVSIHMYNVHSLNDAVITAAVEKHGFPCLERLYTELCDSLTSESAFLLMDCDNPLRDIAFHNCSCISLQDIHCLKSRCRAQNLQVQLSWE; this is translated from the exons ATGCCTCGTCGTAAACAGATTTCGTCTTTAAAATCCGCTTGTATGGATAGTATAGCTAAACATTTTGACAGCTATTGGTGCTGTGGTGATAATGCAGTTTTGTTCGACACGCCAAGGTTGATGTACGTCATTGGGCCCTTCGAACATCTGT ctgACGACTTATTGCAGCAGTTGATCCAGAGACTGGTAgagaaaaaattattacaacGTCATCACTTTCAGCTCCTTATCCACTCCCAACTAAAGTCTTTAAACCTTGGAATATGTGATGCTTCAGCCAATCATAGCTCTGTCATTGACATGATTGCCACGAGGTGCCAG aaTTTAACATCCTTGAATATCTCCAGGGTGAAGAATGTTCAACCAAAAGTTTTATGTGGATTGATTTCCAGTCTGCCTCTGATCAAGTCCTTGAACCTGGATAACACAAAGTGTGATGACAAAGCCATGTTGTGTATTGCTAAGACCTGCAGACAGCTGAAGGATCTCAGTATCAGTGGATGTCTAGTGAGAGACAAAGGTGTGTTGCACATGTGTTCTGAGGCCGCATGTCCTGAACTTGTCAGCTTTAATATTGGCTCCAATCATGTTGCGCCTGATAGTGTGGCAACGTTGTTGCAATGTAGATCAAAACTAGTGTTTCTTGGATACCCAGATCTTTGCGCAGCACTTGAAGTGTTGTACAAGGATACATTTCGGTCAGGTGACAATGTACCACCTCACCAGTGGCACAAGCTTACAGTATTAACAGGTACTGGACTAGACTCGGGTGCTGTACTGGAGCAGAGCATAGAGTTGTCCGTTGCATATTGTCCTTTCGTCACCCAGGTTCGTCTGTTCCAACTGTTAAATACACAGCACTTAAGTCATCTGTCACAGCTGCAACACATGCGTACACTGGAGATCGGCTGTGAGTCTGGGAACTTTGTTGCTGGAATAGCCCCTCTGTTGGTCAGTATGGGGCACAatcttctctctctctcattaCATGGAATTTGTGATGTTGATTTATTGTTGCTCGGACAGTGTTGTAAAAACCTCCGTAAACTACATTTGTCCTTACCTGAAATGCGGCAGAACTCTACTGGCACATATATGAGCGCAGTAAACTCAAACACTTCTTCTTTTAGCAAACTGAAGGAGTTGTGTTTCATATTTTCTTCAGATTCTGATGAATACAATTTATCTGAAGACATTAtgaagttaatatttataaacatgacCAATATTGTctctatacatatgtacaatgttcATAGTTTGAATGACGCAGTAATCACGGCTGCAGTTGAGAAACATGGGTTCCCTTGCCTGGAGAGGCTCTACACTGAGCTGTGTGACAGCCTCACTTCAGAGTCAGCTTTTCTGTTAATGGACTGTGACAATCCACTCCGTGATATTGCCTTTCATAATTGTAGT